ATAAatataattgatttttaaatcacgcaataaagaaaaagtgggtttttttaattttaaatcaacattgaaataatcaatataatagGACTAATGAAGTGAATTTTATATggatacaaaataatgaaaattaataccTCATATTGAGATAATAAAATGACCCTAATGTGTGgattattttatcaaaatatcgccgaatataacataataaacaactTTGACTgtaaaataaatagatgaatagatacatatttttttagatttggagtacatgtatgtacacaaaataataaacctGCGTGCATTGCAAAGGACGGACATAACATATAGCCACAAGGATCCTCTGAGTTTATATCGTGAAAGTCATTTCTCCTCTAAAGATTAGTAATAATTAGCCGGTCAAATAAACACTAAACCTTTTAAGATGATAGAAATTTTAACATCTCTTCACGTGAGATTCTTTCTTCAGGTTGTCGGCGCTGGAACGCAAATTCGGCAACACCATAAAAATAGTGACGTACATGCATATGTCTGGGGGTTGTGGCCACCATCACTATAAATATTAATGGTAGAACAGATAGTCGGGATCTCTAAAGTTCGCTTGTCAGAGTTGCTAAATTGAGTtgaaaagtagacggtgaatttgcATTGCTAAGTGATTTTGTGTTAATGTTGAACAATACAGTTTTTTCTCTGCCCTGCAGTAATTCTCTGAGGATTTGAAATGTCACTGTTTTCCCCAAGGAGAAATGGGCTATTTTCAGCCATTATTTGGAGATGTGCTTCAATAGACGACATACAGAGTAGGCCTAAACattcaagaaaattaaattGCTACATGCAAAGCtaataaatttataatatttacaattttaaatGTACGTACTAACATTCAAATAGAATAAATAACAAGATAGAATATGTttattacatttacataatggacgttataaaaaaatatgtttgaaaaCAACATTAAAAGTAAGGTTTCAGTTGCAGAGTATCAAACTTCAGCCACaaacacaaacaaacaataaaggCATCAATGGAGAAGGAAGAAAACATCTTTCCTGGGATCATAAAGAGTGTTAGAAATTTGATCGCCTGAAGAAGAAAAATCGTTggcatcaataaaaaaaatgggttgATGCACTATCAGGTCCATTTTGCCTCATCTGACATTCCcacttatgacgtcattgtagGATGGCGGAGGCGCGTCGTTATTTCCATTAGGGTTATTAGGAATGGCCACGCCCACATTACCACCAGGTAACGATTGTACGGGGTAGTTATAGGTTCCTGGTGGTGGAACTACCGGCTGTTGTGGCGGAGGCACGATGGGTGCTAGTACGGGGTTGTTAACGGGTGGGTATGGGGCACCTCCATTTTGAGCAGGTGGATATGGTGCTACGGTGAagctgtataaaaaaaaagaaatatttgaattacaTTGAATATGTTAAGTCAAAAAGAGGGCTGTGAAATGTAGTTAAAATGCTCAAGCTTTTATCTAAGCTCATCGATGTATGAGTGTTCTGTATAAAAGATTCAGCTCAGTTTTCATACCGAggtttttacctgactgctaagaaagcacgaatgcctgtgagcaagcacccaggggaccaacggcttaaggtcctctccgagggacctggtaatgaggataaatgccctaccaaagggcactagcgcaccacttggaaatcgaacccgggtccccggaatccgaaacccccgctctaccgacttaGCTATGGCGTCTCCCATAAACAGTTAATTAACCAAAATGTGGCAGTTTTGTAGTTTACAACTGAAAGCTTATTCATGTACTActtgaagttttttttatacacttaAAAGCAACCATCCATCAAATGCAATTTTAATAATTACTTCTATAACAACTGTACCTAGCGACCCAACAAAGGAATTCCCAAATAAGCCAATCAAATTTCTCCGATGCAGCTTAGAAAATCTAGAATCAAGCATGTTGTCTGTTAGGTTAGTAGGAGCGGTGATGGTCATGTGGCCCAAAGATGACAATCTGATATTAGGTTCCTGCTATAATCTCAAATTGTCGTATCATCCAGTGTccatgctattattattattatatctataaCAAAGTCAGAAAAACAGtgttattttcattgaatatatTACACTCTGAAATGGCAAGGAACGAACGATATACTCACCTCTGTGTTGGTGGTGGAGGCTGGACTGGTCCTCCTGCGTAACCTGGTTGCATTCCCATGGCAACTCCTCCAGGCTGGAACGCGCTAACCTGGGAGGTATATGATGTTGTTTCATCAATCTGTGAAGCTGTAGTGCTTCCACCTATAGTCACAGTGGACACTGTCATGGTGGCATTGCCTGCCTCCACCCCTCCCACCGCTGGTCCTGGGGGTAATTTCATCATGTTGCATCGCATCGCAACCagtatgatgatgaagataaaacTAGCGAAGAGCATGAACATGCCTATTCTTCCAAGGGTGGTCGACACCCACCCTCCAATGTTGGCTAAAGTCATGCCTACGATAAAACCAAAGGCTGCAGCCATGATGAGCATAATAAGTAGGGCATAATGTCCCCCTGAGATAGGAACGACCGACCCGCCGCcaactcctcctcctcctccagcTCCTTTCCGTCTCCAACCAAGCCTGAGAACGGGACGAGCACCGTGAAACCCACGACCACCATGATGACGACGACGGTGACGATTGCGGTGGTGGTTATGACGATGATGTGCGCGTCGTCGATGACCTCCTGCTCGACGACCTCCTCTTCTTTCACCTAATCCCATTACGAAGATGGCCGAGTTGTGTCTTGGCTTCGAGATTTAATACTTATCtgaaaaatggagtttaaattACAGCAAACATCTCaattacaaatataaaattatgttAGTAAAATATCCCATCCACTAATAGTActgtaacattttgttttattctttcgAATATTTGCTAACAGATAACAGTGGGAACAATGATACATCTCTCTCCCAAAGtactttattgaatgtattcTACtcagttcattgaaaaaattgtcgaaattgtttaaaggacaagtcgactccaccccaacaaaaagttgatttgaataaaaagagaaaaatactacaagcataacactgaaatgtaaaataataaagttacgacattttaaagtttcgtgtaatttcacaaaactgtgaGGAGACTATGaagtcatccactcactatttcttttgtatttcattatatgaaatatgaattgttgtaattttctcctcattttcaaatgatacgattgattcctccctgaacatgtgaaattagcattgtttaatactatatggttcagtcaagtgggtccttattgtcaaatctatataaaaaaatgaaatatttaataagtcaaacaataaaacacgaAAGAAATGTTCTGAAGCCTGCATGACAATCCCGATGGCTATGCAAAGCTGGCCGGGGCAATGATAACTATAACATAACCAAGAGCTCCATGTTGGGTTATCAATATTCTCAACAGGGATATAGGCATCACGGCTTATACATTGAGAACACGGATATACAAGGCCCGGATGATCCCGGAtacaaggtacatgtaggtgaatgTCCATGGTGAGAACTGAGAAGGCTATACTCAATACCAAACATGGCAGCTAGGGGTCATAAGCAAAGTCGACGTCTGGGTCATTCGTAAGTTACACTGTATATACATAAGAAATCTTCATGCTATATCAGAGGCCTGAACAGGGaatgtatttatgtataataGTGAATATCTCCATCGGGATGAAATCATGTCCATGCACAATATATATTGCAGTGAGCTTTCATAATAATGCAATGAGGTGATATATCCCTGGTATAATCCAATATACCCTTCACTCAGCGTTCGCATGATTCGCAATACACGGGGCAATACACGcttcaaatgaaagaaattactTACCATGTTTGCACTCTCCAAATGTGAGTTGTTTTATGGACCTATTAACACAATAGCTCCATGGTTCTATCATAGGCGCAGTACGCACAGCACACAAGATGATAACAGAAAATTTCACATATTTGCAACGCAATTACCAGTTCTGAATTCATATACCTGGCCTGCATGCCTGTATACACCGGGCTAATAGCTAGTCGATAGCAAATGACACAGATTATAGCATTTACTATTCGTGTATAATATGAAGGTGCAGAATGTTTGACAATAGTGTACTGTATGACAATGATTCGGGTGTCACGCCTCATTGAACAGTTCACGTCATCATCGAAAACACACATGCCGTTGCGATGGCCCTCGACAACAAAACTGTGGAACTTCTCTGCCCGaacagcgggggggggggggggctggattGTCCAGGCGGCCAGTCGGGTAGCgaatatacccccccccccccccccgactacCGACTGCTCGAAGCCTGTAAGTACCTTCTGGGCCTATATATTTATTCTACGGGGTTTTTTTACTAACAGGACTATAGGTGTATGCACTCATTATGCCTATAATCGGAGgccctcgggggggggggcagtcattGCGCTGCACACATGCATAACCtgattatttccaaacaccccctaaacgagtttttctctctgtgcaaaataacccccttaACAAGTGTTTCGCGAGCATCATTTACACATTAAAttacccctaaacaagttgtcaccAGAATCCCTAAACAAGTGTTGTGTACTTGCTATATACAATAAGGTTAATTATACAAAACTATATTCATGGgttacaaccccccccccccgtgcagTTATGGTTAAAATACCGGTAAAAACCGACATTTTTCAGAAACGAGGAGGCAAAACCTAAATATTCGATGAGGAATCCAACAAAAGTTTAAACACGTGACATACTTGTAACGATATGGGACCCGTTCATTAGTTTTCATGGGAAAATAGCTCGTTTCCTTCAACGTTTCTGTCCATCAAAAGTATGCCTGCATTCAAAAAGATGGGGCAAGCCTTTAAACCATGGCAATGTGCAATATGAGGGTAGTAAGTtgatacttaaaggtcaagtccacccaggaaaaatgttgatttgaatcgatagagaaaaaacATCAagcataatgatgaaaatgtcatcaaaatcggatgtaaaataataaagttatgacattttagagttttgcttatttttcacacaaCACTATGCAAATGTGAGAGACGATGATGTCcctaactattttttttttatctttatcattattgtttgaataatacgaTATTCCAATTTTCTTACATTAAGGATCAACTTGACTATACCAGGAAAATCAGGagcaaaagtaaaatatttcatgtaataaaatacaaaagaaatagtgagtggtccCATCAACTGcttaccaaccaggatgtgcttgatataactgttttgtgaaataaagcgaaagtttaaaatgtcataactttcttattacgtccgactttgatgaaaacTTCAATGCTATACTCGTtggatttctctttttattcaaaacatttttttgttgggatggacttgtcctataaataagaaaagtagtATCTGGGAACGGATTACTGGACGGATTAGTGATCTCAAACACTGAAGCAATATTGGAACAAGAAATTACATCATTTTGAGTGTCTTTCTCGGCCAAAAAAGGCTTACGATTTGGGTCTGTATATCGTTATAACTTTAAAGACAGTAGCTTGGAGCACATATTTCTTTCTCGTGAACATGAAATGGATTTTTTCTAGTAGATTTTCATTCATAATCAAgtacaaaaatattattgtgCCCCCCGTCCTTCTActagggcccgttgcagaaagagttgcgtttaaacgcaagtaaaaaatcaatcgcaagtcccaaatgcgcgctgttgattggtttggagttgcgattgattgcaactctttctgcaacggccccTGACCTATTACCATGGTTACATGCATGAGAGACTGTTGCAGGAGCCTCAACCGGGCTGaagaaacccccccccccccccccacccccacacacacttgTAGTTCTTTTGCGCCTTGACAACTAATGCAAAGAATAGGGTACGTTCcccattgcccccccccccccccctagatacGCCTCTGAGCAcggctttatttttttctgttcacAGAATTGTCTTAATGGTGGATTGTTGGTTTCCTGAATGTCACCACGGTTACAAAAGTTAATGAATTATGCCATATAATCCAAGGTACATTATTGTAAATCGTAAAATAATGGAGattaaatcaatgaataaataattcagtacatgtatgtcttgtaTCGAAAACGTTTTATTGACAATTTCTTATCCCACTCTAGTCCTTAATCAATTTTaaatttggtctaattcatagATTTACATTTCAAATAAAGATTACTAAATTAATTCTGTCAAATTTCAAACGGGGtgtattaataatattaagcaAGCGTAATTATATAGGAAACATTTTAACAATTTAAAGTCTTATTTGGCCACTTTTAACTTTAAAAGCAAAAATTCTGGTTTTGATAATAAACTTCAGACATGGTTTGTAATAACATGCCTCAGTCTCTGAGCCGTTATACATAACGTTTATAAAGGCCGAATAtgattctctttttatttcattaattttgcttctccCTAAGCTTAACTCTCATATCGCCCTGATTGCATGGAACATGTAGAATTCATCTCCAAATCCCACTTCATCCTTCAATTCAAACTACATGTTTGTGAGAGAAATGCTGTCGTATCAGTATGAGGGGCACATTCATTGGTTATGAGCCAACCACATGACCCTCGCTAACATCCATCATTGCTAGGTTCCATGGTGCACTGCGTGTCTTGATCGTTTAACGTGCTGCTCAGCGAACGCCATGCGAATATCCATCGATTCTGCAAAACTGGACTGTCCGGAACAGGGAAGATGGCGCTGGCGGTCTGACGTATCTGATGCCCGTCTACCGCCAGTGGTGTTTGCTCCAAGTGTAGTGAACCACCAGGACAACTGAAAGTcatgagaataaaataaaaccatGTTTATTGAGAGCTTTTCACTAAACCCAAATGGCTTAACCGTCACTGCTCCCATAGTAGAAACCTCTTCTAAAATACTTTTTGCTATTTCCAATTTCTATTCCTGTGCAATCAATAATTTTGTGTTCATCTTTTTCATATAATTGTTGTCATATTATAGAGTGAATATTTCAtgagaatgaatgaaaatagtaACTGAGACGTGGAAGCCAGTGCGTCCAGAATTTTCAAGATGACTTCCTTAATGCAGAGATAAATTTCAAAACAATTCACGATGGCCAAACCTGACTCCAAATtggatgatttcaagttcagtgttgaccttttggtgctggtgttaggtcaatttttacacaattataacaccaaacataaaatgaagatggtcccgaaaaagtcactcactagttatTGAGatatcaataatgtgatctggatcagttttacatcAAACTCTGAATGAGTTCTGGAGCTAGGGaaagcaatcaaaatttcaataccaacaacaacaacatcaaggccaacaccagacttgaaatcacctAATCATGTTTGTGTAAACTAGCgacaaaattattttccattGGTCCCGATTCTTCATGGTTTGGTAGAAGTAAAGACTCCTCGAAATAAAAAGGTCCCAtagacagggccctgggaacgatgtTTTGTACTGGGGTGTTCTGAAGTAAGTTTGACAAAAAAGGGGGTATACTATTACCAGGTGAAGGTGGTTCTGGTCCCCAGACGTGCCAGAagtttgacaagaaaaaaaggtttcccTACAAATGCCgttcattttggttacatttctgccattttgtcATACCTATATCAGATTTTCAGGGGGTGCTGACTATGGAAAATAACACACCCAGCATGCACCCCAAGGAAAATCTTTCAACACCCCTGCTTCCCATGGTCATGTTCATAGAGAAGaatcttcatttttgtctctGGCAGAGGACAATCTCTTTGGGAGTTGTGTCAAGACCAACACCCCACTGTCATCAGACCTAAAAAGCTatcgcatttttttttcgattgacATATTGGCATGATTGGTCAAGATTTATTTCTTTGGTGTAGCTATACTTCAGCCTAATTAGAAAATCAGGGGGAATATACTTTTTTATGGAGAGATTACCTTCTAGTTCTAACCGGTTTGTATTGGCCCATCAGATGTGACGATTCTCGGACCACCTTAGCTGGGATCAGCGAATGCGGCACAACTCTTAACCTCTGGTTAGCCGGATGGACACGGTTATGCGGTAAACCGAATCTCTTTCCCCTCCTGCTAGCTGGCAGTCGGTTATGAA
This genomic window from Lytechinus variegatus isolate NC3 chromosome 10, Lvar_3.0, whole genome shotgun sequence contains:
- the LOC121422978 gene encoding translation initiation factor IF-2-like, with protein sequence MGLGERRGGRRAGGHRRRAHHRHNHHRNRHRRRHHGGRGFHGARPVLRLGWRRKGAGGGGGVGGGSVVPISGGHYALLIMLIMAAAFGFIVGMTLANIGGWVSTTLGRIGMFMLFASFIFIIILVAMRCNMMKLPPGPAVGGVEAGNATMTVSTVTIGGSTTASQIDETTSYTSQVSAFQPGGVAMGMQPGYAGGPVQPPPPTQSFTVAPYPPAQNGGAPYPPVNNPVLAPIVPPPQQPVVPPPGTYNYPVQSLPGGNVGVAIPNNPNGNNDAPPPSYNDVISGNVR